AATAGAAACACAATTCTTTAATATGAGGTAAAATGATAGGTTTTGTAAGGCAATCATGCTCCtctttgtgaaaaataaaatgatactcAAAAATTGTTTTCAGGTCTATTTTAGTTAAAAAGCAATTCCAATCTAATTTTAGCAGTCTTTAGtaaaagaaacttttttaaaaataactcctcTAATACAGTAAATCTTCATTGCAATTTCCACTTCCTGCACTCCTCCAAGCCCTGCCCcgacctcccctctccccaggtGTAAACCCAGTTCCTCTTCCAATGAAAAAGAGTAGGCCTATAAGAGACAACCACTaaatccaacaaaacaaaacataatacaGTAAGGCAAAGCAACAGCCCTCACTCTGAAGCTGGGCAATGCAGTCTATCAAGAGGGAAAGAGTCCCATGAGCAggccaaagagtcagagacacaacGCTCCCACAGTTAGGAGGCTCACAAAAACATCAAGCTAATAGTCCTAATATATGCACAGAGGGCCTGGCCCAGATCCTTACAGGCCCCCATGCCTGCTGCGTCAGTCTTTTtctctttagatattttctttatttacatttcaaatgtaaataaacctttcctgttttcccttctgaaaaccacCTCACCCATTTGCCCTCTACCTGtttttatgagggtgttcttccacccactcaCCTGCTCCTGCTTTTCTGGCCTGGCATTCACCAAACttgggtatcaagccttcacaggaccaaggacctctcctcccactaatgcccaacaaggccatcctctgctacatatgcagctggagccatggttgcTCTATttgtactctttagttgatggtttagttcctaaAAGCTCCGGGGAGTCAggttggttcatgttgttgttccttcaatgggctgcaaacctcttcagctcctttagtcatttctctaacttttCCATTGGGGACCTGGCACTCAGTCTACTGGCTGTGAGCactcacctctgtatttgtcagattctggcagagcctcacaggagactgttatatcaggttcctgtcagcaagcacttcttggtgtccacaataatgtctgggtttggtgactgtatatgggatggatacccaagTGGAAcattctctggatggcttttccttcagtctctgcatatttcctcctgtgggtgttttgttgttccttctaagaaggaccggaGTAtacacactttgatcttccttcttcttgagcttcatatggtctgtgaattgtatcttgggtattctaaagttttgggctaatattcacttattagtgagtgcatatcatgtgtgttcttttgttattgggttacctcactcaggattgtattttctagttccatccatttgcctaagatttcatgaagtcatcatttttaatagctggtaGTAcaccattgtataaatgtaccacattttttgtatccattcctctgttgaaggacatctgggtttttttccagcttctggctgttataaataaagctgctaagaacacagtggagcatgtatacttgttatatattggagcatctttggggtatatgctcaggagtgggatagctgggtcctcaggtagtactatgtccaattttctaaggaaccaatcaccagactgatttccagagtagttgtaccaacTTAAAATctgaccagcaatgaaggagtgtttcctgttctccacatcctcgccagcaacTGCtggcacctgagtttttgatcttagcaattctgactagtgtgaggtagaatctcagggatgttttgatttgcatttccatgatgacttaAGATGTTGAccatttatttaagtgcttctcagccattaggtactcctcagttgagaattgtttagctctgtaccccatttttaatagggttatttggttgtctggattctaacttcttgagttttttggaTATTAgacttacatattttatatgtaaatatgaaagATGAGTCATATCTGGTGAGGTGTCAATAGAGTGAACACAGAGGTATACAAAATATCATCATTCATAAAGCTTACCTTGGTCTTTGGTGGTCAGAATTGTATTGGGGCTTCATAATATATAATCAGTAGGAAAATCAATGAGATTACAATGGATgctgtcttagatagggtttctattcctgcacaaacaacatgaccaagaagcaagttggggaggaaagggtttactcagcttacacttccatgttgctgttcatcaccaaaggaagtcaggactggaactcaatcaggtcaggaagcaggagctaatgcagaggccacagagggatgtttcttattggcttgcttctcctggcttgctcagcctgctctcttatagaacttaagactaccagctcagggatggcaccacccacaaggggcccttgccccttgatcactaactgagaaaatgccccacagctggacctcatggaggcaggtccccaactgaagctcctttctctgtgataactccagcctgtgtcaagttgacccacaaaaccagccagtacaattgaccccttgtcaacttgacacacaaacacatcactattaagcctcaaccattactttcttattcatcctcaagatctaaataactttaaaagtcccacagtctttacatattaaaagtttaatccctttaaaatgtccaagatcttttaaaatttaaagtctcttaagtatgggctccactaaaatactttcttccttcaagaggaaaaataTCAGAGCACAGTCATGATCaatagcaaaaatcaaactccaactgtccaatgtctgggatccaactcacaattttctgggctcctccaagggcttgggtcacttttccagctctgccctttgtagcacatatcttgtcttctaggctccagctgcctgtactccactgctgctgctattcttggtggtcatctcatggcaCTGACATCTCCAAAACACTACTGTcatctgctgtaactaggcttcaacaatagcctctcataggctctcttcatgatgccaagcctcaactcctttgcatgaccccttcagtcatGGGCCATccattgcaactgaggctgcagtTTCACTAATGGCCTTCTGCGGCCACTCATAGTGCCAAACCTTAGCtactcttcatgaccccttcatgtcttcagaaccagtaccacctaggtgactcttacacattaccaaatccAGCCACAGCACAAggcacaaccttggctatctctggaacacagcctctgtgctctcagaaaacactcccCTGAAGACtttacctcaatgatgctggtctcttcttaatcaccactaatttcttagctccagctaaccagcatcaatagtttCAGGAAAGCAAaagtttcactttagtagttttggcatcttgttaatcacagctgattcttcagccccagataATCAAAATCAGAGAatcttcaaaatcaaaacagtaACAGCCCTCATAAGAGTCtttcattttccctctgaaatttcacaagccaggcctccattttcTGCATTGTTCTCAActttatcttccaagctcctacacaacattaCACAGAACTCTTAATACCTAATGGGTCTTCTAGCCCAAAGtaccaaagtccttccacagtcctccccaaaacatcgtcaagttgacacaggaaTACCCCAGTCCTGTTACCAATTTTTCATAGTCAGGGATtcttttcctgcacaaacatcatgaccaggaagcaaaccaggagaagcaagccagtaaggaacatccctccatggcctctgcaacctcctgcttcctgacctagctgagttccagttctgacttcctttggtgatgaacagcaatatggaagtgtaagctaaataaaccctttcctccccaacttcgcttcctggtcatgatgtttgtgcgggaataaaaaccctgactaagacaaatgctgagagcatttttctttttttctttcttttttttttcttttcttttttcttttcttgttggggggtgggggtggctagGAGAACTGTCAGCAGAGAGAACTGAGTGACAGTATGGCACTTCATACAGTGAAGTATCTGAAGCCAGTTTCTTGGCACACTACAAAGCAGtaggtttctattttgtttgttctaaAGCTGTCTGTCTGCATAAAAGTGATTAGGATAACTTTTGTAATTAATGATCAAGTATATGTTCTTAGTGCCATCTCTTTCTAGATTATCTCACTGGGATATAAATGGAAAGTATTTCTGTTGTTAAAGTTAATAGGGAAGATTAAGGTAGATTGAGAAATACAGAAGTTACTAGtgaaaaaataagtataaagttCCAGGGAATGTAATAATAATGAGAATGTGAGATGGGAGGGACAGGTTGAATtgcaagacatttaaaaataaatttatttatttcatatttaaattattgTAGTAATTGGAATAGAATTTATAAATGGCCCCATGGTAAGCAATTTATGAAACTATTAACATAGGAGAAAATAATGATGAAACTAAAAATTAATGATTATTATATACAGTAAAGTGTTTTTCTAGTCATTAAAGAAATGGTTCTCAAgtttaatacatttcctcatgttgtggggacccctcgaccataaaattattttgttgctacttaataactgtaattttcctattgttataaattataatgtaaatatctgatatacaatcCCTCAAAGGGTCACTAAGAACAGGTTGAGGGCCACTactttaacatatttaaaatatttaaaatagtatttcataaagaatattttaaaaagtatatttgccagtatctaaaataattttcataaagtCATCTCCATGACAGTGTGAAACATAAATTTCaaactatttgttttaaatatgtttcaaGAAAAgtaattgagaatttcatatattatatgGTTGGCTGCATTATAGGTACAGTCATTATTTAAAAACTCACTGCTTCAAAGTTCATAGTTATTAAGTTATAGTTGAACAGTTATACTAATTATTTGCCAAGGcgaattttattattgtttgtcaAATCTAAATAGCTTTTTTCTTGTCAATTTTATAGCATCtttgacttccttgtttctcaagCTATAGATCAGAGGGTTCAGCATGGGAATAACAATGCCATAAAACACAGAGGCCACTTTCATGTTCTCCTCAGAATTGTCTGAATGAGGCTGTAAATACATATAAGCAAGGGTTCCATAGAAAATGGTGACTGCTGTCAGGTGGGAGGCACACGTGGAgaaggttttctttctccctgcAGTAGAAGACATCTTTAGGATGGCAGCCATGATATACACATAGGAAAAGATAACAACCAACACAGTGAATATCAGGTTAAATCCAACAAAGATAACAAGAAGTCTGATATTGGTGACAATGTTGGAACAGGAAAGGCTAATAATTGGGGGGACATCACAGAAAAAGTGATTGATGTGATTAGATTTACAGTATGACAATGAAAACGTAAAGCCTGTGTGTACTGAAGAATTTATTGATCCAATGAGATAGGAACCAGCTACCATCTGGATGCAGANNNNNNNNNNNNNNNNNNNNNNNNNNNNNNNNNNNNNNNNNNNNNNNNNNNNNNNNNNNNNNNNNNNNNNNNNNNNNNNNNNNNNNNNNNNNNNNNNNNNNNNNNNNNNNNNNNNNNNNNNNNNNNNNNNNNNNNNNNNNNNNNNNNNNNNNNNNNNNNNNNNNNNNNNNNNNNNNNNNNNNNNNNNNNNNNNNNNNNNNNNNNNNNNNNNNNNNNNNNNNNNNNNNNNNNNNNNNNNNNNNNNNNNNNNNNNNNNNNNNNNNNNNNNNNNNNNNNNNNNNNNNNNNNNNNNNNNNNNNNNNNNNNNNNNNNNNNNNNNNNNNNNNNNNNNNNNNNNNNNNNNNNNNNNNNNNNNNNNNNNNNNNNNNNNNNNNNNNNNNCACACAGACTCTACCAGAAAATCCTTAGATTTAGTAAACACTTTCACTAAAGTTGCAGGATACAAAATCGATATACAAAATTAGTACTTCTTATATATGCACACagtgaaattattaaaatcaaactTAGGTAGAATAATCATTCACCATAGATTAAACTCTAGAAACTGAAGAATATGCTAGACATAGAATTACATTCCATGCTcctggattggtagaattaatctGTGAAAAGTCTATATCATCAAAAGttttctacagattcaatgaaacaCCCATCAAAATTCTGATTATATTCTTCACAGAACCAGGAAGAACAAAATTCATCTAAGAACACAAAAGCCAACTACAACCAAAGAAATTGTAAGTACAAAGGACACATCTGGTCGTATTATCACACCTGACCTCACTATGGAACCATAGTGACAAAAAGCCTGGACCAGCACAAAAGCAGAGGCATAGAACCAAGGAATAGACAGAAGCATAGACAAATAGAACATAGAACCAAGGGATAAACCTGTGCAGCCATGATcatctgatttttgacaaaggtgtCAAAACATTTTGGTATAGAAAGTCCATTCAGCAGATTGTGTAGGTAAAACTGCATGACTccctgtataaaaataaaattatattcatatttttcattCTGCACAATGTCTAAAGTAGATCAAAGAACTTCAAAGCCTCAAGCCCTAAGCTAAAGAAAATGGACAAAGTGTTTCAATATTTAAGTATTCCCAAGGACACTTTGAACAAAATTTCATTAGAACAGAAAGTAGTCAGAAGAACAAATGTGGCTACATGAAATTAATAAGCTTCTGAACAGCAAAAGTGACTATGAGCAGAGTGAACAGaataaaagtaggaaaaaatcTTCAGTTGTACCTATATACTGACAAGggtaaatatattaaatatataaagaacttaaatttttaaacattaagacCCTAAACTTCTAGGCAGCAAATATGTTAATAATTTTAACACATGTtcttagaagaaataaaagtggtcaatatacttttaaaaagttttgaatATGCCTAGctatcaaagaaatacaaattaaaactgctATGAGATTCCATCTCATTCTAGAAAGAATGGGTATTTCTAAGAAAAGAGAGATAACAAATAATGTCAAGGAATAGGAAAAGAGAATCCTTGTTACTGCTTGTGTGAGTGTAACATAGCAATGACATTTTGGAAATCTGTATGGAGAGTTACAAAAAtcataaccaatcaaaatgcagcaCATGGTCAGTCACAATgtatacatctataaaacatGCCTGCTCTGAAGGTTCAAGGAACAGTGcagcagaagaggcagaaagcttctaagagccagaagaacaGGGACTTTgatgtgagattgtgtctcctagtaacatcagaagtgACACCCATAAAGTCTTACCAACATCATTGCCCGAGCAGGAGATGAACAATGACACCAATGGTCATGctaaagtagaaagagaaaagccCATGAGGTCTAAACCCTATGTAAAGAACTATAGCTAATGAAGGAAAGCTAGGCATGGtattcccagggaagagcacaccaattggttatccagtgccaaatggtcagccctgaaagcatgCATATAAGTAACAATATGTGAactgaacaggttgtatttatgaaatatctatacacatataaacatatgtattcaATAACAATTAGGAAAAAAGGGGGTCAAGAATTTGAAGGATACATGGGAGGTttagagggagaaaataaaagaaagaaatgttgcaATTATagtttctcaaaaataataatgaagtagAAGTACTAAACTACGTATCTAGTGTATTCCTGAAAATAAACCTAGAGAGCTGTGTATGTCATCATAGATACACTTAGACACCCATGTTAATTGTTCTCATATTCATAACAACATTACATGGAAGCAGTCTAGATGATCAACAGACAAATGGATTATGGAGTTATGGTACACATATTCAATGGATATTTATTTATCAGTAGAAAAATTGAAGATAATtggagaaattagaaaaaaatccagATACAAGTAGTATGAAAAAGAAACCTACTTCCTAAACCCTCAGATAACTTTTGAAGATGCATTTTGTAGAATTCAACATGTGATTATGACTTTAAAAAGTGCAATCTCTATGAATAGAAGGGACATTCTCAATTTGTAGATGAAGAACATCTACAAATATGAATATTTGCCTTCTTAGATAAACACACCACCATCAATGCCATTCCTTATGTTTATGGAAATTCTAGTTAATAagatgaaggaaaagaggaaTCAAAATGATACATGTTAGGAACCGTACACCTATGTGCATTTGTACATGACACAAACAATACAGAAGATCCCAAGGAGTCTACCATCATCTTCTAGAGTTCACAAGTTATTTCAGCAAATCTTCAGAACACAACATGACCATGAAGAAATCAGCTCTCTGCAGATTAGTAGTGGAAGATGGGAGATGAAATTAAAGTCTCCTTTATTGTCACTAAAGTAGAATACTTAAGTATAAAGGTAGTCATATCTGTGTAGGATTAGTATGATGAAACTCAGAAAACACTGATGAATCAAACCAAAGATCTACATAAATAGACAAACTATATGGGCTAAAAAGCTTAGTATAATGAGATGTTAATGTG
The nucleotide sequence above comes from Mastomys coucha isolate ucsf_1 unplaced genomic scaffold, UCSF_Mcou_1 pScaffold15, whole genome shotgun sequence. Encoded proteins:
- the LOC116091682 gene encoding olfactory receptor 5AK2-like; this encodes CIQMVAGSYLIGSINSSVHTGFTFSLSYCKSNHINHFFCDVPPIISLSCSNIVTNIRLLVIFVGFNLIFTVLVVIFSYVYIMAAILKMSSTAGRKKTFSTCASHLTAVTIFYGTLAYMYLQPHSDNSEENMKVASVFYGIVIPMLNPLIYSLRNKEVKDAIKLTRKKLFRFDKQ